A DNA window from Comamonas fluminis contains the following coding sequences:
- a CDS encoding spinster family MFS transporter — MHTPQTPPPTVNWRTHLSLALLALVYIFSFIDRQVLSILLEPIKQEFGASDTQMGLLTGLAFGLIYALLGIPVGRLADTKNRRNIVALCCGIWSLATAACGFATQYWHMLAARMSVAVGEAGGMAPSISIVSDSYPPKMRSFAISLFMMGPNLGTLLGLVIGGMVAQYYGWRSVFLAFGIPGVILAVLVYLFVKEPVRGAYEAPRPAAAAKEAREPMLKQVGRLMGMKPLRYICLACGMAGVAGYGYGVWAPSFFIRIHGMSISHAGLVFGVASGSGAVLGAMFCGWLSDKLTQRDARWQLRLGAIGTLCAVPAGLAVFFWPVSDFWMLGSIKVPFAMLFAMIFGFFGAWFATLSYSAVSQMVNANERSVAAALLNLFITLLGVGAGPLVTGILSDYFAKTHGTDGLRWALSGVTCMFLFTVLFFVLAINPYKQRLQQMKSA, encoded by the coding sequence ATGCACACCCCTCAAACACCGCCCCCCACCGTTAACTGGCGCACACACCTGAGTCTGGCCCTGTTAGCGCTCGTCTATATTTTTTCCTTTATTGACCGACAGGTGCTGTCGATTCTGCTGGAGCCCATCAAGCAGGAATTCGGCGCCAGCGATACACAGATGGGTCTGCTCACCGGCCTTGCGTTTGGCCTGATCTATGCGCTGCTGGGCATTCCCGTGGGGCGTCTTGCCGATACAAAGAACCGCCGCAATATCGTGGCGCTGTGCTGCGGCATCTGGAGCCTGGCGACGGCCGCCTGTGGCTTTGCCACGCAGTACTGGCACATGCTTGCCGCCCGCATGAGCGTGGCCGTGGGCGAAGCCGGTGGCATGGCACCGTCCATCTCCATCGTGTCGGACTCCTACCCTCCCAAGATGCGCTCTTTTGCCATCAGCCTGTTCATGATGGGCCCCAACCTGGGCACCTTGCTGGGTCTGGTCATCGGGGGCATGGTGGCGCAGTACTACGGTTGGCGCTCGGTGTTTCTGGCCTTTGGCATTCCGGGCGTGATTCTGGCGGTGCTGGTTTACCTCTTTGTCAAAGAGCCTGTGCGCGGAGCCTATGAAGCACCGCGCCCTGCGGCAGCGGCCAAGGAAGCACGCGAGCCCATGCTCAAGCAGGTCGGTCGCCTGATGGGCATGAAGCCACTGCGCTACATCTGCCTGGCCTGCGGCATGGCCGGGGTGGCCGGTTATGGCTACGGCGTCTGGGCACCCAGCTTCTTCATTCGCATTCATGGCATGAGCATCTCCCACGCAGGTCTGGTGTTTGGCGTGGCCAGTGGCTCAGGTGCGGTTCTGGGTGCCATGTTCTGCGGCTGGCTTTCTGACAAGCTCACGCAGCGTGATGCTCGCTGGCAACTGCGCCTGGGCGCCATCGGCACGCTGTGCGCCGTGCCTGCCGGTCTGGCAGTGTTCTTCTGGCCTGTGTCAGACTTCTGGATGCTGGGCAGCATCAAGGTTCCCTTCGCCATGCTCTTCGCCATGATTTTTGGCTTCTTTGGCGCCTGGTTTGCCACACTCTCATACAGTGCCGTCAGCCAGATGGTCAACGCCAATGAACGCAGCGTGGCAGCGGCCCTGCTCAACCTGTTCATCACCTTGCTGGGCGTGGGCGCTGGACCGCTGGTCACTGGCATTCTTTCAGACTATTTCGCCAAGACTCATGGCACAGACGGCTTGCGCTGGGCGCTGTCCGGTGTGACTTGCATGTTCCTGTTCACGGTGCTGTTTTTTGTGCTGGCTATCAACCCCTACAAGCAACGCCTGCAGCAGATGAAGAGTGCCTGA
- a CDS encoding SDR family NAD(P)-dependent oxidoreductase — translation MTQPVVLITGASRGIGAATAVFFASKGWRVAITARTLTEGAQLENQLRLPNGQLLSGSLQSTADAIEAAGGEVFSHVMDLMDLSSLDRAADAVLQRFGRVDLLINNAVYQNREINDLIPAISTESLQRSMLGNVIAPFHLAQRLLPTMAAQGSGRIINVCSAAGQYNPPVPADKGGWGFAYGASKAAIARLAGCINTEYKQQNVRSFSVNPGVVTTEAVKATLGDDGVLAQRYGASTPEEIAAALFWLGTEEDALPLAKAYTMIDLQPLYKERVAAAATAA, via the coding sequence ATGACCCAACCCGTCGTCCTCATTACCGGTGCCAGCCGCGGCATCGGTGCCGCCACCGCCGTTTTCTTTGCCAGCAAGGGCTGGCGCGTCGCCATCACTGCCCGCACGCTGACCGAAGGCGCCCAGCTGGAAAACCAGCTGCGCCTGCCCAATGGCCAGTTGCTGTCCGGCAGCCTGCAATCCACCGCAGATGCCATCGAAGCCGCTGGCGGCGAAGTGTTCTCGCACGTCATGGACCTGATGGACCTGAGCAGCCTGGACCGCGCCGCAGATGCTGTGCTGCAGCGCTTTGGCCGGGTTGATCTGCTGATCAACAACGCCGTCTATCAAAACCGTGAAATCAACGATTTGATTCCCGCCATTAGCACCGAGTCGCTGCAGCGCTCCATGCTGGGCAATGTGATTGCCCCCTTCCATCTGGCGCAGCGCCTGCTGCCCACCATGGCCGCACAGGGCAGCGGCCGCATCATCAATGTGTGCTCGGCTGCGGGTCAGTACAACCCGCCCGTGCCGGCAGACAAGGGCGGCTGGGGTTTTGCCTATGGCGCAAGCAAGGCCGCCATTGCGCGTCTGGCGGGTTGCATCAATACCGAATACAAGCAGCAAAACGTGCGCTCCTTCAGCGTCAACCCCGGCGTGGTGACGACCGAAGCCGTCAAGGCCACACTCGGTGACGATGGCGTGCTGGCCCAGCGCTATGGCGCATCCACCCCCGAGGAAATTGCCGCTGCGCTGTTCTGGCTGGGTACGGAGGAAGACGCTCTGCCGCTGGCCAAGGCATACACCATGATCGATCTGCAGCCTCTGTACAAGGAGCGCGTTGCCGCTGCCGCAACTGCAGCCTGA